The proteins below are encoded in one region of Helianthus annuus cultivar XRQ/B chromosome 2, HanXRQr2.0-SUNRISE, whole genome shotgun sequence:
- the LOC110924976 gene encoding protein downstream neighbor of Son: MANVATRRPMTPASNSLFFSGNIDTASSLTATGAVKRKTPSELRGEQLKRTKVVERMDESPASDLGSIRNTNGVTSVIKPVLPKNPRYIDTRVDELFPSRKNSMRLKMLSVKENAKENINADHTDGLSNSSFSVKLASDRQPQCSGANDTRASTSTAQSHITGKKCSVSTFRSVMELSTGGDKSSGFSINMDDAFKGLAARPPLNVSKSSTESFDGKTNSTSSNFCSEFNISGHKIPLDFTLKTSMRVVASSSVNWFHRLMSRGTFNGSTAQISNTKALYSWVYPQSSLPPSVISALTLSSKVEGQMDFLTKRQLAWETSFRSLYVMLRKNICKLFYVCTGQFVAMFTNGNGTTGSKSVCNAYVSQSTRSLRSLLKEQDISFSMPLCHSEVEQVTTEDLVELSEIEKHNLGKTRRTVSLSDVDNSPESLLVFSDNNVHGLYDFLLNYRFLLPSLNTLDVPLLYSSVPFENAAVSAPEVKCKEVRRIDQTSALTTSEPDHGSTSTSHTIEIKGTYLPPWIITSVCDAIRSNGDNSFEASFVLEPISVGLNVGLDVVSHKPEGLCEPSCPFGVSDTVVSHHLSHGFLKGLKYSDDSYTVFLSPV, from the exons ATGGCCAACGTCGCAACTCGTAGACCGATGACACCGGCCTCCAACTCTCTTTTCTTTTCCGGCAACATCGACACCGCCAGCTCTTTGACCGCCACCGGTGCAGTCAAACGAAAGACGCCGTCTGAGTTGAGA GGTGAGCAGTTGAAGCGCACGAAAGTTGTTGAGCGAATGGACGAATCTCCAGCATCGGACCTCGGTTCCATACG AAATACTAATGGAGTAACATCTGTTATAAAACCTGTTTTACCAAAAAATCCCAGATACATTGACACTCGTGTGGATGAACTGTTTCCCAGTAGGAAAAACAGCATGAGGCTTAAAATGCTATCTGTGAAAGAAAATGCTAAG GAAAACATTAATGCTGATCATACTGATGGTTTAAGTAACTCTTCTTTTTCTGTAAAGCTTGCTTCTGATAGGCAACCACAGTGTTCTGG TGCAAATGATACACGTGCTTCAACTTCAACTGCACAATCTCACATCACGGGAAAAAAATGTAGCGTAAGCACATTTCGTAGTGTTATGGAGCTATCAACAGGGGGTGATAAATCATCTGGCTTTTCTATTAATATG GATGACGCCTTTAAAGGACTTGCAGCTCGTCCACCTCTTAATGTCTCAAAATCATCCACTGAATCTTTTGATGGAAAAACAAATTCCACATCATCAAATTTTTGCTCAGAGTTTAATATTTCTGGCCATAAAATTCCACTGGATTTCACATTGAAAACTAGCATGCGTGTGGTTGCCTCATCGTCGGTTAATTG GTTTCACCGTTTGATGAGCCGTGGCACATTTAACGGGTCAACTGCCCAAATTTCCAATACAAAAGCTTTGTATTCTTGGGTGTACCCACAGAGTTCGTTACCTCCGTCAGTCATATCTGCGTTAACTTTATCTTCAAAAGTGGAAGGTCAAATGGATTTTTTGACCAAGCGTCAACTGGCATGGGAGACCTCATTTCGTAGCCTGTACGTCATGTTGCGGAAGAACATTTGTAAATTATTTTATG TCTGTACAGGACAGTTTGTGGCAATGTTCACCAACGGCAACGGTACAACAGGAAGTAAGTCTGTATGCAATGCTTATGTATCCCAATCAACAAGAAGCTTAAGGTCACTGTTAAAAGAACAA GATATATCTTTTTCTATGCCGCTGTGCCATTCTGAAGTAGAACAAGTAACTACAGAAGACCTCGTTGAGCTCTCAGAGATTGAAAAGCATAATCTGGGAAAG ACTAGGCGCACGGTTTCTTTATCTGATGTGGATAATAGCCCGGAATCTTTATTGGTGTTTAGTGACAATAACGTACACGGGTTATATGACTTTTTGCTTAATTATAG GTTTTTGTTACCATCTCTGAATACTCTAGACGTTCCTTTACTTTATTCATCAGTACCGTTTGAAAATGCTGCTGTTTCTGCACCAGAG GTCAAATGTAAAGAGGTGAGGAGAATTGACCAGACGTCTGCTCTAACTACAAGTGAACCTGACCATGGTTCAACTTCTACATCCCACACTATTGAAATCAAGGGTACTTATCTTCCTCCATGGATAATCACCAGTGTGTGTGATGCAATAAGGTCCAATGGTGATAATAGCTTTGAAGCAAG TTTTGTGTTGGAGCCGATTTCAGTTGGTTTGAACGTTGGGCTTGATGTGGTTAGCCACAAGCCTGAAGGGTTGTGTGAACCGAGTTGCCCATTTGGTGTTAGCGACACTGTTGTTTCTCATCACCTGAGCCATGGCTTTctaaaaggcttaaaatattccGACGATTCTTACACTGTTTTTCTCTCACCAGTTTGA